One genomic segment of Gottschalkia acidurici 9a includes these proteins:
- a CDS encoding Fic/DOC family protein yields the protein MNKDYTYSYEWDSKYCYENSFILKNKFNIIDGKELSSAEREYTSLSIAEIKYTPIKGDFDLKHLQDIHKHIFRDIYEWAGEIRTVNISKGNAFYNHMYIIDGANNIFSELKKENYLLETSQKDIYSRLAYYLGEINVIHPFREGNGRCQRVMIEYLAQVSGYNIDFSDVLDIEMIEASVDSFNCDYTKMIEMFKKITTPIIREEQKIFIDKIATKNSLILKAYNNLNQK from the coding sequence ATGAATAAAGACTATACATATAGTTATGAATGGGACAGTAAATATTGTTATGAAAATTCATTTATACTAAAAAATAAGTTTAATATAATTGATGGAAAAGAGCTTAGCTCAGCTGAAAGAGAATATACATCTTTATCAATAGCTGAAATAAAATACACACCTATTAAGGGTGATTTTGATCTAAAGCATTTGCAGGATATACACAAACATATTTTTAGAGATATTTATGAATGGGCTGGTGAAATAAGAACTGTTAACATATCAAAAGGAAATGCATTTTATAACCATATGTATATCATAGATGGTGCAAACAATATATTTTCTGAACTGAAAAAGGAAAACTATTTACTCGAAACATCACAAAAAGATATATACAGTAGGCTTGCTTACTATTTGGGAGAAATTAATGTAATACATCCTTTCAGAGAAGGTAATGGAAGGTGCCAAAGAGTAATGATAGAATATTTAGCACAAGTATCAGGATACAATATTGACTTTTCTGATGTGTTAGATATAGAAATGATTGAAGCAAGTGTTGACTCTTTTAATTGTGATTATACTAAAATGATAGAAATGTTTAAAAAAATAACAACACCGATTATAAGAGAAGAACAAAAAATCTTTATAGATAAAATAGCAACTAAAAATAGTTTGATATTAAAAGCATATAATAATTTAAATCAGAAATAA